Proteins from one Rhizobium sp. CB3090 genomic window:
- a CDS encoding glycosyltransferase family 1 protein, protein MKIGVNGRTLASNVTGLGRYVIEMCRSLAAAGHHVVIYLPSDPPNPLPQLDNVDYRIGNASGTLKRNIWAQTTLPKSAKADGLDVFWGPAHRLPHFLSSEIPRVVTIHDLVWVDAGETMRLRSWLGDRLLMKPALRSADRIVADSYSTAKQIERHFPGLGKIEVIYPGLTSLPAASQSTILQSNRIDREYALFVGTLEPRKNLPNLLLAYASLPQNVRDNLLMVVAGGAGWKLPDLARRIGELRLEKDVRLTGYVADADLRTLYENARFLAMPSLYEGFGFPIIEANSLGIPVLTSNISSMPEVGGKAAFLVNPFDVSSVADGLKRLGTETILLERLATEARTNAQRFNWGKSSEKLAGVFEAAIGLRRDRLGA, encoded by the coding sequence ATGAAGATAGGAGTTAACGGCCGCACACTAGCCTCGAACGTCACCGGCCTTGGCCGCTATGTCATCGAGATGTGCCGTAGCCTTGCGGCCGCGGGTCATCATGTCGTTATCTATCTGCCCTCCGATCCGCCCAACCCTCTGCCGCAGCTCGACAATGTGGATTACCGGATCGGCAATGCCTCGGGAACTTTGAAGCGAAATATCTGGGCTCAGACTACGCTGCCGAAATCGGCAAAAGCCGATGGTTTGGACGTGTTTTGGGGACCCGCGCATCGCCTCCCTCATTTTTTGAGTTCGGAAATCCCACGCGTGGTGACGATCCATGATCTGGTCTGGGTCGACGCCGGAGAAACCATGCGGCTCCGGAGCTGGCTGGGCGATCGCTTGTTGATGAAGCCCGCACTACGCTCAGCGGATCGGATCGTCGCGGATTCCTATTCGACCGCGAAACAGATCGAGCGTCATTTTCCCGGTCTGGGAAAAATCGAAGTTATATATCCCGGATTGACGTCACTGCCTGCCGCTTCGCAATCGACAATTTTGCAGTCCAATCGGATAGACCGCGAATATGCTCTTTTCGTAGGCACACTCGAGCCTCGCAAGAATTTGCCGAATTTGCTGCTGGCGTACGCATCGCTGCCGCAGAACGTCAGGGATAATTTGCTGATGGTAGTGGCCGGCGGCGCTGGGTGGAAGCTTCCCGATCTGGCACGTAGAATAGGTGAGCTAAGGCTCGAGAAGGATGTTCGCTTGACCGGCTACGTCGCTGATGCGGATCTGCGAACGCTTTACGAAAACGCACGCTTCCTGGCAATGCCGTCGCTCTACGAAGGCTTCGGCTTCCCGATTATCGAAGCCAACTCTCTGGGCATTCCGGTTCTCACCTCGAACATATCTTCCATGCCGGAGGTGGGTGGGAAGGCTGCATTCCTTGTTAATCCATTTGACGTCTCATCCGTCGCCGATGGACTTAAGAGATTGGGCACCGAGACGATATTGCTGGAGCGGCTCGCGACAGAAGCACGCACAAACGCTCAGCGTTTTAATTGGGGAAAAAGCTCGGAAAAGCTGGCCGGAGTTTTCGAGGCCGCTATCGGCTTAAGAAGAGATCGTTTGGGAGCTTGA
- a CDS encoding FkbM family methyltransferase: MDVLERTLMTIGCKDCEHIPKVANAGRIIESESGPVQIMHNGIKVVAGGYYGDWMAHVIRALRGHHEPQEELIFDSLLRLCRNNSLIVELGAFWTYYSLWYLHDVPGSRAICVEPDPRNRTVGEKNIALNGMQQRVVLESAWVGEKEEATFAAHAESLGAELTLPCFNMNSILRLAGDSVVEVLHIDAQGAELPFLGSMARAIEGGRVRFLVASTHHSSISGSKTTHRDCVEKIISLGGRILVEHDVQESFSGDGLIVASFFDQDRNVVLPHISRNTARHSLFPEL, encoded by the coding sequence ATGGACGTCCTCGAACGAACCCTGATGACCATCGGCTGCAAAGATTGCGAACATATCCCCAAGGTCGCAAACGCCGGGCGAATTATAGAATCCGAAAGCGGCCCAGTGCAGATTATGCACAATGGCATTAAAGTCGTTGCTGGCGGTTACTATGGAGATTGGATGGCGCATGTGATACGCGCGCTTCGTGGACATCATGAGCCTCAAGAGGAGCTTATTTTCGACAGCTTGTTGCGGCTGTGCAGGAACAACTCGCTTATAGTGGAACTTGGCGCATTTTGGACCTACTACAGTCTTTGGTATCTCCACGATGTGCCAGGATCTCGCGCCATCTGTGTCGAGCCTGACCCGAGAAATCGCACCGTTGGAGAAAAAAACATTGCCTTGAACGGCATGCAACAAAGGGTAGTGCTGGAAAGTGCATGGGTCGGGGAAAAGGAGGAAGCCACATTCGCGGCTCACGCAGAAAGTTTAGGCGCCGAGTTGACGCTACCCTGCTTCAATATGAATTCGATTTTGAGACTTGCTGGCGACAGTGTAGTGGAAGTTCTTCACATCGACGCGCAAGGAGCGGAGTTGCCATTTCTGGGTTCCATGGCGCGGGCAATCGAAGGAGGACGGGTCCGATTTCTCGTCGCTTCGACACATCATAGTTCCATTTCGGGCTCGAAGACGACGCATCGCGATTGTGTTGAAAAGATCATATCGCTGGGCGGACGCATATTGGTCGAGCATGATGTTCAGGAATCATTCAGCGGCGATGGCCTCATTGTCGCGAGCTTTTTCGATCAGGACAGGAACGTCGTGCTACCTCATATAAGCCGGAATACCGCCCGTCATTCATTGTTCCCGGAATTATGA
- a CDS encoding ABC transporter ATP-binding protein codes for MSSVLNVENVSKRYPTYKSNLLRFANWFGASFAPTSEFWASRDISFEMRQGEAVALIGQNGAGKSTLLKIVTGTVRPTSGNVRVSGRTSAILELGLGFNPEFTGRQNIYQAGGLMGFSGLELSKLMPEIEAFAEIGEFFDQPVRVYSSGMQARLAFALATASRPDILIVDEVLSVGDSYFQHKSFDKIRQFKAEGTAILLVTHSLGDVKALCERVLLLDKGKIIKDGPPDEVVDYYNAMVADRENSKQTIQQSRDSNGWLKTRSGTFDIAVRNVDLLDRESLASVSTAFVGQKLILRIELEVRREVPQVVLGVMLRDRTGHVVWGTNTWHTDQTLFNQPAGQLIRFDLEFDCNLGPGSFSVTTAATGSDTHLDANYEWQDNVLVFDVVNASLPYFVGSNALQAQIRIMRVD; via the coding sequence ATGAGTTCGGTGCTCAACGTGGAAAACGTCTCCAAACGTTATCCGACCTATAAAAGCAATCTGCTGCGGTTCGCTAATTGGTTTGGCGCTTCTTTTGCGCCGACTTCGGAATTTTGGGCTAGTCGCGACATCTCTTTTGAAATGCGTCAAGGAGAGGCTGTTGCATTGATCGGTCAAAATGGGGCCGGCAAGAGCACCTTGCTAAAGATCGTCACCGGAACCGTACGGCCGACCAGCGGTAACGTTCGTGTTTCGGGGCGCACTAGTGCCATTCTTGAGCTAGGCCTTGGTTTCAATCCGGAATTTACGGGTCGTCAGAATATTTACCAGGCAGGTGGCCTTATGGGATTCTCGGGCCTAGAGCTTAGCAAGCTTATGCCGGAGATTGAGGCGTTTGCCGAAATTGGCGAATTTTTCGATCAGCCGGTTCGCGTCTATTCGAGCGGCATGCAGGCGAGACTGGCCTTTGCACTCGCGACAGCCAGCCGCCCGGACATTCTTATTGTCGATGAAGTGCTGTCGGTGGGCGACAGCTATTTTCAGCACAAGAGCTTTGACAAAATAAGACAGTTCAAGGCTGAAGGAACGGCTATTCTGCTCGTTACACATAGCCTCGGGGACGTCAAAGCACTATGCGAGCGAGTGCTTCTCCTCGATAAAGGGAAGATTATCAAAGATGGTCCACCTGACGAAGTAGTGGATTACTACAACGCGATGGTGGCAGATCGTGAAAACAGCAAACAGACCATACAGCAGAGCCGCGACAGCAACGGATGGCTGAAGACGCGCTCGGGCACGTTCGATATAGCTGTAAGAAATGTTGACCTCCTGGACCGAGAGAGCCTTGCGTCTGTTTCGACGGCATTCGTCGGTCAGAAACTCATCCTGCGTATCGAACTGGAGGTCCGCCGGGAAGTACCACAAGTGGTTCTCGGCGTCATGTTGCGAGACCGAACGGGGCACGTGGTATGGGGAACCAATACCTGGCACACCGATCAGACACTATTCAACCAACCTGCCGGTCAGCTTATTCGCTTCGATTTGGAGTTTGATTGTAATCTCGGACCGGGATCCTTCAGCGTAACGACGGCCGCAACAGGTTCGGACACCCATCTGGATGCAAACTATGAATGGCAGGATAATGTGCTGGTCTTCGACGTGGTGAATGCGTCGCTGCCATATTTCGTGGGCTCCAATGCCCTTCAGGCTCAGATTAGAATTATGAGAGTAGATTGA
- a CDS encoding FkbM family methyltransferase has protein sequence MFVSYAQNFEDVILWRALKHIKKGFYIDVGAQDPIVDSVSRSFYENGWRGIHAEATTYYAEKVRLDRPDEKVFQVAVGEGQGSLRFFEIPETGLSTSDAGIAKTHEAEGRAVREIDVSMMPLSALFDEAGDRPIHWLKVDVEGMEASVLSSWEPSAARPWIVVVESTEPNTQKENYAGWEPLLLKKGYRFIYFDGLSRFYVSAEHLELAQFFGPGANVFDEFTLSRTTPYALPLKLTIDELKYKKNVAAAESAERLTNVTWQLQTLEANASELRAQKKALEEELRRLHADVDRLKWELARTFQSLSWKLTTPLRLVKPSVRWLSLGFSSWVKFKPGSRPHRLFWKTAGALVRRVVRRPALYRLAKRLIRLFPGLELHLRRAASGTHLVAPPQAAMAVETGRATEYAEELFQRLTLARTYKQNPGKQA, from the coding sequence ATGTTTGTTTCTTACGCGCAAAATTTCGAGGATGTTATTCTCTGGCGAGCACTGAAGCATATCAAAAAAGGCTTCTATATCGATGTTGGCGCCCAAGATCCCATTGTCGATTCAGTCAGCCGGAGCTTCTACGAGAATGGATGGCGCGGCATTCATGCGGAAGCAACAACCTATTATGCCGAGAAGGTTCGACTAGATCGACCGGACGAAAAGGTTTTTCAAGTTGCCGTTGGAGAAGGCCAGGGTAGTCTACGATTTTTTGAAATTCCGGAAACGGGCTTGAGCACGAGTGATGCCGGAATCGCCAAGACCCACGAAGCCGAAGGCCGGGCGGTACGAGAGATTGATGTATCGATGATGCCCTTGTCGGCCTTGTTTGACGAGGCTGGGGACAGGCCAATTCATTGGCTTAAGGTTGACGTTGAGGGAATGGAGGCCTCGGTGCTTAGTAGTTGGGAGCCCTCCGCTGCCCGACCTTGGATTGTTGTCGTAGAAAGCACGGAACCTAATACTCAAAAAGAAAATTACGCTGGTTGGGAGCCCCTTTTGCTAAAGAAGGGATATCGATTTATTTATTTCGATGGCCTGAGCAGATTTTATGTAAGTGCAGAACATCTTGAATTGGCGCAATTTTTTGGGCCCGGCGCGAATGTATTTGACGAGTTTACCCTTTCGCGTACGACGCCCTATGCCTTACCCCTGAAGCTAACGATAGACGAGCTCAAATATAAAAAGAATGTAGCCGCTGCAGAAAGTGCCGAACGGCTCACAAATGTCACCTGGCAATTGCAAACACTGGAGGCGAACGCTTCCGAATTGCGCGCGCAAAAGAAAGCCCTGGAAGAAGAGCTGCGTCGATTGCACGCGGATGTAGATCGTTTGAAATGGGAATTGGCCAGAACATTCCAGAGCCTTTCATGGAAACTGACGACTCCTCTTCGCTTGGTGAAGCCTTCTGTCCGATGGCTTTCCCTGGGTTTCAGCTCCTGGGTGAAGTTTAAACCGGGATCGCGACCGCATCGGCTTTTTTGGAAGACTGCTGGTGCGCTCGTGCGTCGTGTCGTTCGCCGCCCGGCGCTATATAGGCTGGCGAAGCGACTGATCCGGCTCTTTCCCGGATTGGAGCTGCATCTTCGGCGTGCGGCTTCGGGCACCCATCTAGTAGCTCCCCCACAAGCAGCGATGGCCGTGGAGACCGGCAGGGCAACCGAGTATGCGGAAGAACTCTTCCAGCGATTGACGCTCGCACGCACTTATAAGCAAAATCCGGGAAAGCAAGCGTAA
- a CDS encoding Imm52 family immunity protein, which produces MESYFAAAYWPSRRETLEGCAERATYFLSDLAGISDTLRGWRKKAKSRKAALAQKVISAEDSNDMRALLENGRSRRDMDRSVIEELGYGIGLWNGQAGSDEASLSVRCGVYDVSGMSNAVVLSLPRSFDLTSGKGVLALARSFAEAWEPERFILTSFSRNGEEVDKAQAKGQSWQPFLDIALYLQKPLVPSFQARTGDAIYELNHGRVFLSHSLSPAD; this is translated from the coding sequence TTGGAGAGTTATTTTGCCGCCGCTTACTGGCCTTCTCGTAGGGAAACTCTCGAAGGGTGTGCTGAACGCGCGACATACTTCCTCAGCGACCTCGCGGGCATCTCGGATACGCTTCGCGGCTGGCGCAAGAAGGCCAAGAGCCGAAAGGCAGCACTCGCGCAAAAAGTGATTTCCGCCGAGGATAGCAATGATATGCGCGCACTTTTGGAGAATGGACGCAGCAGGCGGGACATGGATCGTTCCGTCATCGAAGAACTAGGATACGGAATCGGATTATGGAATGGTCAAGCCGGCTCGGATGAAGCATCCCTTTCGGTTAGGTGTGGCGTTTATGATGTGAGCGGCATGTCAAATGCCGTTGTTTTGAGTCTTCCCCGCAGCTTTGATCTCACCTCTGGAAAGGGCGTGTTGGCTCTTGCGAGATCGTTTGCCGAGGCTTGGGAACCAGAACGGTTTATATTGACTTCATTCAGCCGCAACGGAGAAGAAGTTGATAAAGCTCAAGCAAAGGGCCAATCTTGGCAGCCATTTTTAGACATAGCCCTTTATTTACAAAAGCCGTTGGTGCCTTCCTTTCAAGCGAGGACGGGAGATGCAATTTACGAGCTCAATCACGGTCGCGTATTTTTGAGTCACTCGTTATCGCCTGCGGATTGA
- a CDS encoding glycosyltransferase, translated as MKLLVDLVGGQSQNSRGRGIGRYTLSLAEAMARTAGSHEFHVSVTDAFPDSIEPIRTQFASVIPAANFTCWKPILPSAYVDPANEWRMRSTEIIREAWLASLNPDVLHLGSLFEGFGDDATVSLGNFIPYSATGIILHDLIPYIYRDKYLTNKRLEAWYDSRIIELQKAGVLLANSESSRREALDLLGMPEHRVVTISSAAQPIFRPIAFTEAEIANLRGRYGLSRPFVMYTGGIDHRKNIDGLITAFAKLPSEVRKQHQLAIVCSARPQDMALLKSHAKKQGLAEDDFVMTGFVPEDDLVALYNTCKAFCFPSLHEGFGLPALEAMQCGVATIGSNVSSIPEVIGTKDALFDPSNERDFVGRLQQVLTDADYRNALSQHGLEQAKKFSWNESARRAWEAYEDLFAKREQDKKTVASVQTPTRPRLAYISPLPPSRSGIADYSAELLPELQKFYEIDVVSDQKSISDSWIIENCPIRTVDWFKEHAFEYDRIFYHFGNSAFHSHMFALLCNFPGVIVLHDFYLSGIIAHMTIHDGLAGFWERALYDSHGYAALAELREVKDTASVVYKYPTNMPAIRHALGVIVHSEHSKELAREFYGNRLADQWQKVPLLRKTPDTPERAVVREQLGFANNDFVVCSFGAMGRLKLNDRLISAWMESKLSRLENCHLVFVGTEADGDFGLKIRDLIGKSRPTSRIKITGFASPEDYRKYLAAADVAVQLRSFSRGETSAAVNDCMGSGLATIVNSHGAMAELPDDCVEMLEDDFSPAQLAAALETLYADPVKRMTLGMRGKDYVHANLQPHLVAEKYYQVIEDVYSTSPAVTLNKALTRLTDIEVPPDATQHLHRIADALATNHMAFASQRSIFVDISELVQRDSRTGIQRVVRSILMELLKTQVPGYRIEPVYSLPGHEGYYYARSFTTRFLGCPSNLLEDRKIDFGAGDIFVGLDLQHGIPIDQAGLLDRMRRFGVAVIFVVYDLLPIKFPQFFPEVGFSLHTNWLTGVSRSADALMCISGAVAEEVATWMEENASKIGRTPKVGWFHLGADIENSQPSRGMPADSAEVLKILASRKTFLAVGTIEPRKSHAQILEAFEILWQAGEDLNLVLVGKQGWMVEELIERLRDHKELGHRLFWLSNISDEYLEKIYAASNCLIAASQGEGFGLPIIEAASHNRPVIARDIPVFREVAGESSHYFSGMAGEDLANAVRAWLKTPAAKNSTSPQIKILTWKESSGEFLRRVLSMVTELRAIQQVQEKNEDRS; from the coding sequence ATGAAGCTTCTGGTTGATTTGGTTGGCGGTCAAAGCCAGAACAGTCGCGGTCGCGGTATTGGAAGATATACGCTTTCGCTTGCGGAAGCGATGGCTCGGACCGCAGGTTCGCATGAGTTTCATGTGTCAGTAACAGATGCTTTTCCCGATAGTATCGAGCCCATCCGAACACAGTTCGCATCGGTTATTCCTGCCGCGAACTTCACCTGCTGGAAGCCTATTCTTCCGAGCGCTTACGTCGATCCTGCTAATGAATGGCGGATGCGTTCCACCGAGATCATTCGTGAAGCCTGGTTGGCGAGCCTCAACCCGGATGTGCTTCACCTCGGGAGCCTTTTTGAAGGCTTCGGTGACGACGCTACGGTGTCACTCGGAAATTTTATACCATACAGCGCCACCGGCATAATTCTTCATGATCTCATTCCGTATATTTATCGAGACAAATATCTAACCAACAAGCGGTTGGAGGCCTGGTACGATAGTAGGATCATCGAGCTTCAGAAGGCCGGCGTTCTACTCGCCAACTCTGAATCGTCCCGCCGTGAGGCCCTGGATTTGCTGGGAATGCCCGAACATCGGGTTGTAACGATATCGTCAGCGGCGCAGCCGATCTTCCGTCCAATTGCATTTACCGAGGCGGAGATTGCCAATCTCCGTGGCCGCTATGGGCTTTCCAGGCCATTCGTCATGTACACTGGCGGGATCGATCATCGAAAAAACATTGATGGCCTGATCACTGCCTTTGCCAAGCTGCCGAGTGAGGTTCGCAAACAGCATCAACTTGCAATTGTCTGTTCAGCACGGCCACAGGACATGGCCTTACTGAAAAGCCATGCCAAAAAGCAGGGCTTAGCCGAAGACGATTTTGTCATGACCGGCTTTGTGCCTGAAGACGATCTGGTTGCTCTTTACAATACCTGCAAAGCCTTCTGTTTTCCGTCGCTGCATGAAGGATTTGGTCTGCCGGCACTTGAAGCAATGCAGTGTGGCGTCGCAACAATCGGTTCGAATGTTTCAAGCATACCGGAGGTAATTGGAACCAAAGACGCACTTTTTGATCCTTCCAACGAGCGAGATTTTGTTGGTCGTTTGCAGCAAGTATTGACAGACGCTGACTATCGAAATGCCTTGTCGCAACATGGGCTGGAACAGGCCAAAAAATTCAGCTGGAACGAAAGCGCTCGTCGCGCCTGGGAAGCCTACGAGGATCTGTTTGCGAAACGGGAGCAGGACAAGAAAACCGTGGCGTCCGTTCAAACGCCCACGCGGCCGCGTTTGGCTTACATTTCTCCGCTACCACCGTCCCGTAGTGGAATTGCGGACTATAGTGCCGAACTCCTTCCCGAGCTTCAGAAGTTCTATGAAATAGACGTCGTTTCCGATCAAAAGAGCATATCGGATTCGTGGATCATTGAGAATTGCCCCATTCGCACTGTCGATTGGTTCAAGGAGCACGCCTTTGAGTACGACAGGATTTTTTATCACTTCGGAAACTCGGCGTTTCACAGTCACATGTTTGCGTTGTTGTGCAACTTCCCTGGCGTTATAGTATTACATGATTTTTACCTAAGCGGCATTATTGCTCATATGACAATCCATGATGGATTGGCCGGTTTTTGGGAACGGGCACTATACGATTCTCATGGGTACGCCGCGCTGGCTGAGCTTCGTGAGGTTAAAGATACCGCTTCGGTCGTCTACAAATATCCGACGAACATGCCCGCCATTCGGCATGCTCTGGGTGTGATCGTCCATAGCGAACACTCGAAAGAGCTTGCAAGAGAGTTCTACGGGAACCGATTAGCTGACCAATGGCAAAAAGTCCCGTTGCTGCGAAAGACGCCCGACACTCCGGAAAGAGCGGTGGTCCGAGAGCAACTCGGTTTTGCCAATAATGATTTTGTTGTCTGTTCATTCGGGGCGATGGGCCGTCTAAAACTCAACGACAGACTTATTTCCGCTTGGATGGAGTCGAAGCTGTCCCGGCTTGAGAACTGTCACCTCGTATTCGTTGGAACAGAAGCTGACGGCGACTTTGGTTTGAAGATACGAGACCTCATAGGAAAGTCGCGCCCGACATCGCGGATTAAGATAACTGGATTCGCGTCACCCGAAGACTATCGCAAATATCTCGCAGCAGCCGATGTGGCTGTCCAGTTAAGGTCCTTTTCGCGCGGAGAAACCTCGGCAGCCGTTAACGATTGTATGGGAAGTGGGCTTGCAACGATCGTCAATTCTCATGGAGCAATGGCGGAACTGCCGGATGACTGTGTCGAGATGCTGGAGGATGATTTTTCTCCGGCGCAACTCGCCGCCGCGTTAGAGACTCTCTATGCGGATCCGGTGAAGAGAATGACATTGGGCATGCGCGGAAAAGATTATGTTCACGCGAACTTGCAGCCCCATCTCGTGGCCGAGAAATACTACCAAGTGATTGAGGATGTTTACTCGACGTCACCTGCCGTAACGCTCAACAAGGCCCTCACCCGGCTAACCGACATTGAAGTTCCACCCGACGCTACCCAGCATCTCCATCGCATCGCTGATGCCCTCGCTACCAATCATATGGCATTTGCTAGCCAGCGCAGCATATTCGTGGATATTTCGGAACTCGTGCAGCGCGACTCGCGTACGGGGATTCAGCGGGTGGTCCGAAGCATCCTAATGGAATTGCTGAAAACGCAAGTTCCGGGTTATCGGATTGAGCCTGTCTACAGCCTCCCCGGTCACGAAGGATACTATTATGCGAGGTCCTTCACCACAAGGTTTCTCGGGTGCCCTTCAAATCTGTTGGAAGACAGGAAGATTGATTTCGGCGCCGGAGATATCTTTGTTGGCCTCGACCTACAGCACGGCATTCCGATAGACCAAGCGGGCCTGCTCGACCGGATGCGGCGTTTCGGTGTCGCAGTGATCTTCGTAGTTTACGATCTTCTGCCAATCAAGTTTCCGCAGTTCTTCCCCGAGGTCGGTTTTTCGCTACACACGAATTGGCTCACGGGCGTGAGCCGCTCAGCCGACGCGCTGATGTGCATATCGGGTGCGGTCGCCGAAGAGGTTGCGACCTGGATGGAGGAAAATGCCTCTAAAATCGGCCGGACACCGAAAGTGGGCTGGTTCCATCTCGGCGCTGACATCGAGAACAGCCAACCATCGCGCGGCATGCCGGCAGATTCCGCGGAGGTCTTGAAAATATTGGCGTCGCGCAAAACCTTCCTGGCAGTTGGGACCATAGAGCCACGAAAATCACATGCCCAGATACTGGAGGCTTTTGAGATTCTCTGGCAAGCCGGCGAGGATTTGAATCTAGTGCTTGTCGGCAAGCAAGGCTGGATGGTTGAAGAACTCATTGAACGGCTAAGAGACCATAAAGAATTGGGTCATCGCCTGTTCTGGCTGTCGAACATAAGCGACGAATATTTGGAGAAGATCTACGCCGCTTCGAATTGCCTGATTGCCGCATCACAAGGCGAAGGCTTCGGTCTACCGATCATTGAAGCCGCCAGCCATAATCGTCCTGTGATCGCAAGAGACATCCCGGTTTTTCGCGAGGTTGCCGGAGAGAGCTCGCATTATTTCTCGGGTATGGCCGGCGAGGACTTGGCGAATGCAGTCAGGGCATGGCTAAAGACCCCCGCAGCCAAGAATTCCACGTCACCACAAATCAAGATCCTGACGTGGAAGGAGAGTTCGGGCGAATTTCTGAGAAGGGTCTTATCGATGGTAACGGAGTTACGTGCCATTCAGCAGGTGCAAGAAAAGAATGAAGATAGGAGTTAA
- a CDS encoding IS110 family transposase, whose protein sequence is MEKITIIGLDIAKHVFQVHGINGAGAIVCRRKLRRDDVVGFFKALPPCLIGIEACATGHHWARVLMALGHEVRLMPASYVKPYVKRQKNDATDAEAICEAVTRPTMRFVPVKSEEQQGVLMLHRVRELLIRQRTMLVNAFRGHLAEFGIVTRQGLAGVGMLMALVDDDDHDLIPPLARSALLPLIGQLREVHEKVSELDRQIHAWHRSNELSRRLEAIPGIGPITASAIAATVTDASLFKSGRQLAAWIGLVPRQNSSGGKDRLGRISKQGDPYLRRLLVVGAHAVLRFSRNGKTAPTRWAAELLAKKPYNVVAVALANKMARIVWALMTTGRRFEATAAV, encoded by the coding sequence ATGGAGAAGATTACCATAATTGGTCTGGATATCGCCAAGCATGTATTTCAGGTTCACGGGATCAATGGTGCTGGCGCGATCGTGTGCCGCCGCAAGCTGCGCCGCGACGATGTCGTTGGATTCTTCAAAGCATTGCCGCCATGCCTGATCGGAATCGAGGCATGCGCGACTGGACACCACTGGGCTCGGGTTCTTATGGCGCTGGGTCACGAGGTTCGGCTGATGCCGGCATCTTACGTCAAGCCATACGTGAAGCGGCAGAAGAATGACGCCACGGATGCTGAGGCGATTTGCGAGGCGGTGACGCGGCCGACGATGCGCTTTGTTCCAGTGAAGAGCGAGGAGCAACAGGGCGTGCTGATGCTGCATCGGGTCCGCGAGCTTTTGATCCGGCAGCGGACAATGCTGGTGAACGCCTTTCGCGGCCACTTGGCGGAGTTCGGCATCGTAACGCGACAGGGCCTTGCCGGCGTCGGAATGCTGATGGCGTTGGTCGACGACGATGATCACGATCTGATCCCGCCGCTTGCGCGGTCCGCGCTTCTTCCACTGATCGGGCAGTTGCGGGAGGTGCACGAGAAGGTCAGCGAGTTGGATCGCCAAATTCATGCTTGGCATCGCTCGAACGAACTGAGCCGCCGCCTTGAGGCGATCCCTGGAATTGGCCCGATCACTGCCAGCGCAATTGCCGCAACGGTGACCGACGCGTCGCTCTTCAAATCCGGCCGACAACTGGCGGCATGGATAGGCCTGGTGCCGCGGCAAAACTCATCGGGTGGCAAGGACCGCCTCGGAAGGATCAGCAAACAAGGCGACCCTTATCTCCGCCGGCTTCTCGTCGTCGGGGCGCACGCGGTCCTCCGCTTCAGCCGGAACGGCAAAACGGCGCCGACGCGTTGGGCTGCCGAGCTTCTGGCGAAGAAGCCGTACAACGTCGTCGCTGTTGCTTTGGCAAACAAGATGGCGCGGATCGTCTGGGCGTTGATGACGACGGGCAGGCGCTTTGAGGCGACCGCCGCCGTTTGA
- a CDS encoding ABC transporter permease, whose translation MLKSIWNYRHFIIASIKGELRGRFARSRLGAMWFILHPLAQALIFSIVLSEVMRAKMPNMTSPAAYPIYLLSGMAAWGLFSEILVRSMNVFIEQAAALKKISFPRLCLPIIVWGSAIINHVLLLASIAVIFLFFGQYPGVAWLYLIPGMLLISALAFGIGVFLGVLNVFVRDVAQAMTVIMQLWFWFTPIVYVKSAVPEGFQNLLRFNPMTSLVNLYQNALLLNEPPSWMGILPSVAVGAIMVFLAFTLFRRASADLVDAL comes from the coding sequence TTGCTGAAAAGCATCTGGAACTACCGACATTTCATCATCGCTTCAATAAAGGGGGAGTTGCGGGGGCGTTTTGCGCGATCGCGTCTTGGGGCAATGTGGTTTATCCTACATCCTTTAGCTCAAGCGCTGATATTTTCGATCGTTCTATCTGAGGTCATGCGCGCAAAGATGCCGAATATGACAAGCCCTGCCGCCTACCCCATCTATCTTCTCTCAGGCATGGCGGCTTGGGGCTTGTTCAGCGAAATTCTGGTGCGCAGCATGAACGTCTTTATCGAGCAAGCAGCCGCCTTAAAGAAAATCTCCTTTCCACGGCTCTGCCTGCCGATCATTGTCTGGGGCAGCGCGATCATCAACCACGTTCTCCTACTTGCCTCAATTGCGGTTATCTTCCTGTTTTTCGGACAATACCCCGGTGTAGCGTGGCTTTATCTGATTCCTGGAATGCTATTGATCTCTGCTTTGGCTTTCGGCATAGGCGTCTTCCTAGGCGTCCTGAACGTCTTCGTGCGCGATGTCGCGCAGGCAATGACCGTCATCATGCAATTATGGTTCTGGTTCACGCCTATCGTTTATGTCAAATCGGCAGTACCTGAAGGTTTCCAGAACTTGCTACGCTTCAATCCGATGACCTCATTAGTGAATCTTTATCAGAATGCCTTGCTGTTAAATGAGCCCCCCTCATGGATGGGAATCTTGCCGTCGGTTGCGGTGGGCGCGATCATGGTGTTTCTGGCATTCACTCTCTTCCGGCGGGCCAGCGCCGATCTAGTGGATGCACTCTGA